The genome window TGGGTCTGGGCATTGGTGTTTCCCAAAACACTCCCCAGGTGATTGTGAAGTGCAGCCAGGGTTGGAATTTATGGAACTTGAGGGACCAGGGAGGTCTTAGGAAGGAGGTGCCATTCTAGCTGGAGTTACTGGGTGGGGATTTGCTGGGGAATACAGAAGAAGAGAATTCCAGACGGAAGGAAAAACATCAGAAATGGCCAAGAGATGGGGGCAAGCAGGGTACAGGGAGTGATTCAAAGCTCAGCTTGCTGTGCTGTCGGCAGGGAGCAGGGGATGAGAATGGAGCAAACGTGGTACGGGTCCTCCAATGCCAAGCTGAGGGTGTTGGGTTTAATTTGGGAGGCAATTAACACACAACaactattctatttttataccttAATGAGCCTAGTAACGATTTATCGTAAGAGTCCTATTAGCCAAACAACTTATTCATGAATTGCTGGAATATAAATATCCAGAGAGCCCACCACCCTTCTAGAATCACAGTTTACCCACAAGGGTGTCTGATCACCTTCTAGGTGCAGCCTTGGACTGGGCATCCTGAAGAGTCCAAGGGAAAAGAATGAGCTTGTAAAATCCTTGCTAGAGGAACAGTGAGGGTACATTCACATGTGTGTGCTCTCACACACAGAATAACAGTAGGAAGGACACTGTAACTGTCACAAGAGCTGGGCAAGGGCTGGTGGGTGCATTCAGGAAGAGCATCCTGAGGGCCTGAGGTCTGGGCAGGCCCAGAGGGGTGGGCAGGAGGGTCTCACAGGAGAGGGCAGCTCCATCCCTGGGGCTCTCCTTTGTTAATTATTCTTGATGACCCACGGCTGCCTTTCCCAGGTCCATGATGTCTGTGTCTGCCAGCACAACACTGCTGGCCCCAACTGTGAACGCTGTGCCCCCTTCTATAACAACCGGCCCTGGAGACCTGCAGAGACCCAAAACCCCCATGAATGTCAAAGTAAGAACCTGGGGTCACCCCCGTTCCCTTTAATGACTGAGTTGGTTGCTGACCCTGCTGCAACTCACTGACCTTGCCTGGGACAGAGCGagaatctgttttttatttttgaaatctaaACCAAATTGGAATCTTGCAATTTAAGCTGTCCTGGCTGTGTGGGGGTGGAGAGAGGATTGGGTGGGAACTTCTACTGTCTCTGCCTTGTTTTCAGCCAGCCCTGGAGGGGCCAGGGCTTGGTTTCTGCTGATGACACATGGCTCTCACAGTGTCCCCAGAGCCTTCTTCCTCTGGCCCCTCCAGTTGCTTTATCCTGGGTCAAACATATCTGGTTCCCTATTGTCAGTTTTTCTACATCAAATGGTCCCTTGGAGTCAGAGTCTTTGCTCACATAGCCCCAGGAAGGCAGTGACCCTGCAGGAGATTCATGGTGGCCAGAGGGCTGAGGATAGGCCATTCAAAGGGCTCTCTCTTTGCTCCAGCAAGGCCACTATTCTTGACTTCACCCCTGCCCACCATACACCTGGGAATCAGGAGGCCTGAGTCCTCATTTTACTTAGCTTTCTTCCTGGTTGTGTATCCCTAAGTATATTACACAAGGCTCCTTGACCTCATCTCCCCATTTCCCTGCCCTGATGGTCTTGTAGAGTTGCTAGAGATTCTAAGGAGCTGCCTTGGCTCATGCTTGGTGGATGGCAATGGTGCTGGTCAGATATCAATTTGGGGATCCCCTTTTTTTCAGGGTGTGATTGCAATGGGCATTCAGAGACATGTCACTTCGACCCATCTGTATTTGCTGCCAGCCAAGGGGCACATGGAGGTGTGTGTGACAATTGCCGGGACCACACTGAGGGCAAGAACTGTGAACGGTGTCAGCTGCACTATTTCCGGAACCGGCGACCAGGCGCCCCTATTCAAGAGACCTGTATTCGTGAGTAGGGGCCCCAGGGACCCAGAGTGTCATTCATCTATTACTCCCCACTTTCTCTAGTTACAAAAGGACACATGTCCCTGGGGATATAAAGGCCATTGGGGAGCACAAAGACTTGGTCATAAATCAGGACTTGTGGTGGTTCTTTTAACTTAGCTGTGTACTATTAAACAAATCATTTAACCTCAGTGGACCATCAATCAATGAGCCAATCAGTACATAGCCTTACTTTGggcatagaagagaaaaaaataaacgtAAGCTATGGCTCCTGTGGTCTGGTAATATAAAGCATACACACAAAAGAGGAATGAAATCTCTTTGCCCATGATGTTGCCTTTACCATGTGGCAATGTGGTTTGATACTTGTTTTTCTATTTACTCAATATCGATAACTCTTCCAAGATCATGTCTTATTTTCTCTGGTCCTAACACAATTGACTAACAAATAATCGATGCTCAAGGAATGCTTGTTGAATGAACGCATGAATGTAAGGGGCTGGAACAGTCAGAGGCGGCTAACATGCCCACAAGGGCTCAAACTGCACACAGGAGAGAGCAAACTAGACTGAGGCAGGCGGGTGGAGGCGGTTTTAATCAGCCAAGACTTTGGCAATGAAGgagtattttgttttgaaaagcaTAATAGAGGCCAAGGAGTCTGGTAGGGGAAAGCTGGGTCACTTCCTGTTGATATTATTTGTTTATGGAAAGACTGAGACACACTTGAGTTTGACTCTTGTGTCCAGCGTTCACTTGCAATGTGACAATGTGACCTTTAGTAAGTTCTTTAGCATCtcagagcctcagcttcctcatcagtACAGTGGGGATTAGAATCCTCACATTTCAGGGTTATCATGAGCATTATGAGACAACATTGGAGAGTGCCTGGTTCAGTGCTTGGTACATAGTAGTTGTTTGGTAAATCATGAAAACCAAAATACTGGTATAGTGTTTAACATCCTCAACTGTCTTTCTACCTAATTGATATTTACTCTTTTATTACTCATAAGAAGCTAGGAGGGCTGTATTATTTTCCCAttaaacagatgaagaaacagaggtgCAGAGGGGTATAAAGTACTTGATTGAGGTTGTAAGATTAACAAATAACCGATGGTGGAACAAAGATTTGAACCAGGCAGTGTAGCTCCTAGAATCTGCTTTGAGCTCtcaaaatttctttattattgCCACGGCTGCTTTTGTCTCTCAGCTTGTGAGTGTGATCCGGATGGAGCAGTGCCAGGGGCTCCCTGTGACCCAGTAACCGGGCAATGTGTGTGCAAAGAACATGTGCAGGGAGAGCGCTGTGACCTTTGCAAGCCAGGCTTCACAGGACTCACCTACACCAACCCACAGGGCTGCCACCGTGAGTAGGGGACCTGGCCcagtgtggtgtggtgtgggCTGCATGGGCCCCCAGTCCAAATCTTGCGCTGCTGTCTTCAGAGGAAATCCCACTCAAGGGCAGACAGTGGGGTTGGGTTGGTAGGTCAGATTTCTTCTTTCCCAGCACAAGTGCTGTGCTACTAGCCACCAGCAGGTGgcagcacaggccctgggttggaAGGTAGGACTGAGTCAGCCAGAGCAAGGGTGGGCCTGCCGGCCGCCAAGCTGCCAGGTGGCTGGGAAGGCACAGTGGTCGTGAGTCAGCCATGTTATCCACAGGGGACCGCCCTGCCCAGTGCTTTTTCCTGGCTGGCCTCCTCCCTGCATGTGTGTCTTCTGGAGCTGAATTTTTTTCGTGGTGTCTGCTTGAGCTCAGCCCGCCCTCCTGCAGGTTGTGACTGCAGCATCCTGGGGTCCCAGCGGGACATGCCCTGTGATGAGGAGAGTGGGCGCTGCCTGTGTCTGCCCAACGTGGTGGGTCCCAAATGTGACCAGTGCGCTCCCTACCACTGGAAACTGGCCAGTGGCCGGGGCTGCGAGCCATGTGCCTGTGACCCGCACAACTCCCTCAGCCCCCAGTGCAACCAGGTATGAGGTGGGATGGCCTCAGCAGGAGAGGGGGTTCTGCCCACCAACATCTCTGTCTTAACTTCATGCTACCCTTGTGGGGACTTTGAAAGTCAGGCTGGGATGCTTCTATCCCTGTTCCTCTTGGGGAAGGCCACCAGATGTCCCTCCCTCTGTGGCTCACAGCCTTGGGCAATGCCATATTTGCCACACCTTCTGCAGAGCAACTTTGGGCTTTGACTTTTGTGCTTgtctctgggggggggggggatcctttttttttttttttttttttgcagtggggTGTGGGGTGAGTGCATCCTCTCTGGCCCTTGTTTCTATCTGTGGAGCAGGGGGCTGGGACATGATCCCTGATACCAGGGCCAGGCAGATCCTGTAAGATAAGGCCCCTGAAAGGTTCTTTCCCCTCTCAGTTCACAGGGCAGTGCCCCTGTCGGGAAGGGTTTAGTGGCCTCAAGTGCAGTGCTGCCGCACTCATCCGCCAGTGTCCAGACCGGACCTATGGAGATGTGGCCACAGGATGCCGAGGTGGGAGCTAACTGCATGGTGAGACAAGCTTGTGGTGGGGTCACCCAGGTCTGTGAGGTGGTTGGACATCCTGCATTGTTATGTGTGGTGTGAACCTGGGCAGCCCGGTGAGTGCCACACTCCTGCCACTGCTTGTCCTCCTTGCCCTTGAGTGAGGCTAACCAGAGGCGGCCCCCACATCCACACCTCAGGAGGGTTGTCTTGCTCCCACTTCCCTTAGAACAGGCATTTGGAGAagcaggagcagggaggggaggtTGCTTCTTCTCTCTGCATCATTGGAGAAAGCAAGCCCTGAGGGGGGAAGGGTGTCATTCCCAGAGTCGGCTTGATGTAGTGACAAGAGCACAGGACAGGAGTGTCCAGACCCGGTGCTGGCCTTAGTTCTGCCTCCCTGGTGTATGAGTGAGCCACTCTCCTCTGCACTCAGTTTCCTCATCGGAGGGAGGAGGCTTGTTAGCTCCTGTGCCTGAGCTGCCTCATCTATAAAAGTGGGAAGTACAGGGGGGGCACACCCAGCCTGTGTTTCTGTTCTAAGGAACAGTACGTGGCATCTGGGGGCTTTTGAGtaaattttgccttttttctaGCCACTGTGGACTGTTATTCTAAGTCACACAGGCGGTCCCTCAGGTCAGACCTCCTCTGTAGGTCTCTCTCCCCCCATCGCCTTTCTCTCCCTGGCCCCAGTCTCTGACTGCCTTTTCTCCTGGCCCTAGCCTGTGACTGTGACTTCCGAGGAACAGAGAATCTGGGCTGTGACAAGGCCTCGGGCCGCTGTCTCTGCCGCCCTGGCTTGACCGGGCGTCGCTGTGACCAGTGCCAGCGAGGTTACTGTGACCGCTACCCCGTGTGCGTGGCCTGCCACCCATGCTTCCAGACCTACGACTCAGACCTCAAGGAGCAGGCTCGGCGCCTCCACAGTCTCCGCAATGCCACTGCTGGCTTGCGGCTGGGGCCAGGCCTGGATGACCGTGGCCTGGCTTCCCGGGTGCGGGATGCCAAGGCCAAGATTGAGCAGATCCAGACAATTTTGGGCAGTGCCTTGGTCACAGAGCAGGATGTGGCCCAGGTGGCCAATGCCGTCTTCTCTATCAGGTATCACTGCCCCTGCACAGCACTTGGAGAATTAAGCCACATAGGTTCACATAAGGGACACACTGGTCTTTCCTTACCTTTTTACAGCCCTTTATAGTTTACAAAACATTTTCACATGCACCCACTCTCAACTACTGTGACAGTCCTGTGAGGATAGAGTGGTGGCTGTTATTACTTCTGTTTTACAGGTGAGGAGACAGGCATTGATAAAAGATGTCATAGCCACGTGGCCACTGAGGGGCAGGGCTGGACTCAGAGCACAGGCAAGGAGCCCAAGCCCAGGACTCTTTCAAGTGCTTGGCGCTGCCTGTAGGAGAGAGTCAGCTCTGGATTAGTCACCCTGGTGGAGGGCATCCTAGAGGCAGGGGTGCTAAATATAGATCCCAACTTGCTTTTGGAATGGAAGCCATCCCACCCAcacccccctcccaccagcagaGGTGACTTCTCAGTGAGATTTGGTTCTGGAAGATTCTATAATTAGTTTATATTTCCTGAGCACCAGTGGACTGGTGGTACACAGAGATGTCCAGGCAGCAGGGAAAAGGTAGCCCAAGAGGACTGAAGGCTGAGCCTCTTTTACTCATGGAGGTGCTGAGCTTCTTCAGGGGCCTGAGCAGAGGAGCTAGAGCAAATGTTGGGagtcatttgttcattcactccACAGATTTAAAAACCCCTGGTGTGATCCAGGCATTACACAAGGTGTGAGGGACTTTACAGTTCACAGGACATGGTCTTCACCCCCCCAGAGGCTCTTGTGCAGCTGGTTGACGTGCCAACAGTGAAGAATAGTAATGTGGACATGTGACAAGAAGCTAAAGCTCCCCTAACGGGTGGCTGTGGCAGGCTTTACAGGGGAGGTGCCATCTGACCTCAGTTTCTAAACTGTGTAGTATGTCCATAGGGGTTCAGAAGGCTGGCAATGCAGGTGTGGAGGGTGGAATGGTGTTCTATGGCCGAGCAAAGTCTGAGGTGGAGGATGTGACACTTGTGGGAGGGAGTTGAGATGGGTGGTCAGACAGAGGGCATGGGGAGAGAGGACCCTGAGAGCCCCATGGCTGGGTGCATCATGAGCCCCCTTCACGTGGGCATGTCCAGCCAGAAGGCGATGGGTTTGCAGCTCAGTGGGGTGGTGTGTGCCCCAGAGGAGCAGTTTGGGAGCCATAGCTCAAGTCAGACAGTAAGAGGCCAGGAGGAGAGGGACAGGGTAGCACAGGCAGAGAACtatgggagggggaggagaatgGAGAATACTAAGGCCAGAGAAGTCAAGGAAGGAGAGCATTTAACAGTCCACCTGCAGAGGGATGGAGCAAGACTGTGTCCCTGCCTCGGCTGACCCCAACCTCTGCCCAGAAGAATTGTCTTCAGCTGGTGGATTCTCCCTTCTGTTGCTTTGCTGAGGACAACTGCCCTGTGCAGCCTGTTTCTTCTGACTCAGTGGCAGCTTTACCAAGAGGAGGTTGATTCTGGCAAGCCAAACCCCCTCCTACATGTTAGCCCATACTCTTCTCCCATTCTAGGCGGACTCTCCAGGACCTGCAGTTGGATCTTCCCCTGCTGGAGGAGATGTTGTCCCTCCCAGGAGACTTGGACAGTCTGGACAGAAGCTTCAATCACCTCCTTGTTATGTATCAGAACAAGAGGGAACAGTTTGAAAAAATAAGCAATGTTGATCTTTCAGGTGAGAAGAGAGAGACCCAGACAACCCGCCTCTCCCCATCTGCTCCTTCCCATCTCTTCAGGCCTCCTGTGCCATGGAcagctctctctcctcccctcgtTCCACAGGAGCCTTCCGGATGCTGACCGCAGCCTATGAGCGGTCATCGCAGGCCGCTCGGCAGATCTCGGACAGCTCCAGCTTGCTGCACCGGCTTAGGGAGGACCGCAGACGAGCAGAGGGGCTGGACAGGCTGGTGGGAAGAGGTGAAGGTGATGGTAGCCCCGATCTGGCATCCCTGCAGCTGGAGATGGCCTCCTTGCCTGATCTGACACCTACCATCAATAAGGTGACTTAGGGAATGGGAGTCCCTCTTCTTGGAACCTCCACCCTAGCTTATCACACAGGGACTACTGCCACATCCCCACATTTCCCATTAGGGCAAACCTGCCCCAGTGAGAACCTGCTCACCCATCCTGACCCTCATGCCCCTCACTGTGTATTCAGATGTTGCCAAGGAAACACGTTTCTGATGCCGGTTGTCATGGGGATGTCTGACTGTTTcctggtgtggggtgggggtggtcgTTGAGAAGCCTCTTTGACACCCCCATCTCTCCACAGCTCTGTGGCGGCTCCAGGCAGACGGCTTGCACCCCAGGAGCGTGTCCTGGTGAACTGTGTCCCCGGGATAATGGCACTCTCTGTGGCTCCCACTGCAGGGGTGCCCGCCCCAGGGCTGGAGGGGCCTTCCGGATGGCGGGGCAGGTGGCTGAGCAGCTCCGCGGTTTCAACTCCCAGCTCCAGCAGACCAGGCAGATGGTAGGTGCAGCAGGAGGGAGGTGGGCACAGGTAGGAGGGGGCAGAGAGGAAGGAGCTCTGCAGGCAATCCAgaactttctttctccttttccttttccttttttttttggtactggggattgaacccaggggcacttaaccactaagtcacatccccagcccttttttatattttgtttagagacatggtctcactaagttgttttaGGGCCAGAATTCCCATTTTAAAGTCAGAGACTAAAGCCCAGAAGTATTAGGTGATTGTGTTAAGGTTCCACAGCAAACATGACATAGGGTTGGAATCAatgtttttgagttttatttatttattttttaaaccaaattgTGTCTTCTGGGGCCAAACTTGATTGGTTACAGATGCTTTGTAAGTAGGTCCCGAGGTCGAGGATGATTCATGGAATCCTTGGGGACTGCTGAGAGGCTCCATGGAGTCCTGGCCCCTTCTAACACATGGTGTGTCAACAGATTAGGGCAGCTGAGGAAGCTGCCTCGCAGGTCCAATCAGATGCTCAGCGCCTGAAGACCCAGGTGAGCACCAGTCACTCCCAGATGGAGGAAGACATTGGACGCACGCGGTTCCTCATCCAGCAGGTCCGGGACTTCCTCACGGGTGAGCTGGCTTCAGTCTCCCCTCAGCTGGTGTCCAGCTCCTGCCTCTCCCTCATTCCCAATCTTATTCAACAATCCCCggtctccctccctgcctccatgGCCTCTAGCACCCTGGCCCAAGCCCCTGTCACTCATCTGGCCTCTCCAGTGACTTCTCTGCCTGCTCCCTGTGTGTGATCCATTCCCAATAGCATGGTCTGAGAcacctttgaaaaatatttcagatggCTTCCCACTCTTGCTTTAAATCCTTCAAAGGCTTCACCTTGTTCCTTGATAAACTCCCAGCTCCTCTCTTGACTCACAAGGTCTGGCTCTTGTCCATCTCCTGGATATGACCTTGTgctcctccttccttcactcACTGGATACCCTTTTCTCTTTGCCTTCCTGGGATGCTCTTTCCAAGGTGGCTGCTTCTCATCCTCCAGGTCTCAGTTTCAGCATCATCTCTGCAGAGgagccttccctgaccaccctgCCTGTGGTCAGCCCCCTGCTCCCCATTCCCCATACCTTCACCCTGCTATTTAGGCTCTGCTTATGAAGTTCATTTGTCTGTAAATATGTCATGTGTCTCCCCACTAGAAGACTGCAGACTACAAAAGGGCAGGGATGGTTGGCTATCTGGTCTATGGCTGTATCACCACAACTACCATAAGGCTAGACACAGAATGCACCCAAACTGATGAACGTGGTCTCTTCCCTGCTGTCCTGGAGAGTGGCACAGGGCTGTGCAATGGAAAGATCCTTGGACAGGACTCAGGAGACTTGTGTGACTTTGGAAATGTTGCTTTTTCTCTTTGCCCCATCTTTCGCTTGCAAATGGGAATGGTAGTATTTCACAAGTTTATTCTGAGGATCAAATAACTGATGTAAAATGTGCTTTGAAAAATTAAAGGTGCCTCCGGAATGTGAGTTGATATTATTAGATTTCTGGTCCCTGCCAGGAAATTTGCTGGCTGGGAGCCCAGTTAATATGAGCTGAGAGTTTGGTGTAATGACAGTGGCTCTTCTTGCTACTATTGCAGTGTTTTTGCCCCAAATAGGCCACAGCTCTCTCCTGAGTGCAGATGGCAGGTcagagagaggcaggaaggatcCTCAGAAATCCTATGACTTGCTTGAGGCCATAAGGCCCACTGGGGGGAAATGTTACTAGGGACGCAGGGAGATGGTACCCAGCAAAGAAGCATGAAGGGGCAGGCCAAGGTTTGGGGCTCAGACTCACAAATAAGGGAAACTTGCCCTTATGTAGGCTAAGAGGCCACTCATCTTGAATTAACCATGGCCAGGACCCAAGCCCAAGAGGTGGATGGAGCTGGAATTCCCAGGCTGGCATAAGCAGGCAGGGAACAACCAGTCCCTTTTTGTCCTCTCAGTTATGCTATGTCTCAGGTCAAGTCCTACGATGGGTccagaggcagagagaaggaaaattctcACACTTATCAAAACGGTGGGTTCTAGCTTCAGAGAACTCTTGCAGGAGGCGGGTGCTAGCTGCTGTTGGTATACAGAGTACCAGCATGGGAGGGAGAGTGGCAGGTCTATGGAGGAGGGAGGTGACATCATTTTTCTTCACTAGTTCTTCAAATggaattgaaaaaattaataggTAGAGTTCATTCCTAAGTACCGGGTACTGTTCTAAGGGCTTTGCATcgattatattatttaattctaGCTACATGAGCTAAGtactattattactttattttgcaTATAATGAATCtaggcacagagaggttatgCAACCTGTCTAGGAACATCCAACTTGGAGGTGGTGTGGGTAGGATTCAAGCCCATTGTTCTCGCTCAGTTGTGCACATCTACATTGTTGCATTATGGGATGGACATACACACTCACTTTCGCTTTTGCTAATGTTTTCCCTCTCTCTGGATTGTTTACCTTCCCTTGTCTCCCCTTATCTGGGTAATTCCTGCTCATCCTCTAAGAGTTCTCTCAGGAAAGAACTCCAGTCTCCAGAAAGCCTCCCTGGACCTCTAGCCTGGGTGAGGCACACCTTCAGTGACCATCCTGGCACCTCTACCCTCATTGGTTTTGCTTCCTTAATTATCAACATGTCTCTCCCACTAGATCCCAAGCTCCATAAAGGCAGGGACTAAGGCTAATTTGATCTGCAGCCTCAACTCCTTATGTGCTGTTGCGCAGAACAGGAAATATTGACTAGGGCCCACTCCAAGCCTCAGAAGGCCAGGAACTGAGTGTGGTGCAACTGCAGCCTGGGTGAAGTTTTGCAGAATATGTGAAGCACCAGAACTGGGAGGGGCTGTGTTCAGTGAGGGAGGCTTTGCTGGGAGGATGAGGATTAAGCCTTATTTGGAGAGGACTCTGGGTTAGAGGAGAGGTTGATATCAATATGGGCAGGGTCCTTGTGCAGCTTGCAATGGAATAAATCCAGTTAAACCCAACTGCAGTTATGCCTTGGGCTCCTATGTGAAGCTGCTGTAGGCTGGCCCTAGGGACATGGCAGTGAATAGGACTAGCTTCCACCTTCCAGGAATGTCCTTCCACCTGGCGTGAGAGGGGTCTGGGGAAGAGACTCGTGTAACCAGTGGTGAGGAAACCTGGCAGGCATGGAGCAAGGCTGGGCCCAGGGCCACAGAAGAGTTCAGGCCCAGGCCAAACCTTCTGGTGGGTGGGGCCTCCTGGACACTTCCATTCAGGTAAAATCTTAAAAGCTAATAGGAAGATGTCATCTCTGTACTTCTGACCTCACTCTCTGACTCAGAGTTGGTTAAAAACTCTTGCTAATTGTCACATCACAACTTCAGAATGTGGACCCATAGTCCTATTTCCGAGATTAGGAAACTGAGCACAGAGAAGTCACGTGACTTGTTGTGAGGTTGTGAGGTTGCTTGAATGGATAATGGGAAGCCTAGATCTGGAAGTCATTCATCTACCCCACAAACATCAAGGACCTCCAAGTGCAGGCACTGTGCCAGGGTCTGGGGAAAGAGCTGTGGGCAAAAGCCAGTCCCTGTTCTCATGGAGCTTACCTTGTCTTGGGGGGAGAGACAAAAACCAGGTAATGAGTTCAGCATTTGCACATGGGTGGTAAGCACTGGAGAGGAAGATAAGGCAGAAAAAGAGGATGAGAAGTCTGGCTCTAGTGTGGATGGAGGTCCACGACTGGCTTCTGAGAAGGTGACATTCCAGCAAAGAGTGCTAATCCTTATTTGCCTTTGAGCACTTCTTTGGGAGGGGGGCTGGGAAGCAGTCTCATGGCCAAGGAAGCAGCTCCGGTCCCTGACTGCTCCCCTCAGTTTGGGGCTGATTGCAGCAGACATTGCTCAGTACCAGCTGTCGGGCgcaccagctcctcctcctcccagcccgCAGCTTCCTGTGGCACCAGACACTTAGTTGCCACAGCTGTGCTGACACGCCTCCTCCCCACAGCACAGAACACAGGACAATCATCCTACAGCATCTCTGGAAATTCCTAGAGAATGGGCGCCTGAGTTTGCTTGAGAGTGGGCAGTATTTCTCTGGGGGGCCACATCAGAAGGGCCACAGAGGCATTGTCTGTGGTGCTGTTTAAGAGGCTGCTATCCTTGAGTGGCCTCCCCAGTCTGATGGATGGCTGTCTTCCAGACCCTGATATGGATGCAGCCACCATCCAGGAGGTCAGCGAGGCTGTGCTGGCTCTGTGGCTGCCCACGGACTCGGCTACAGTCCTGCGGAAGATGAACGAGATCCAGGCCATCGCAGCCAGGCTCCCCAACGTGGACCTGGTGCTGTCTCAGACCAAGCAGGACATTACGCAGGCCCGCAGGCTCCAGACTGAGGCTGAGCAGGCCAGGTAGGGCCTTGGGCCCTGAGTTTCTCCCTACCCAGGATTGGGCTAATGTTTTGTCCCTCAACCCTGTTTCTGAAAGAGAGGAACAAAGGGCTAGGACACGGGGGTGGGGCGTGCTGCCTACTGTGGTCAAATGACATGAAAAGTCCAGGTTTCACTTCACTTACTGGATCCTGTCTTCCATAAAAGAAATGGCAGAGAAGATGTCTTAGGTATAACACACATCA of Marmota flaviventris isolate mMarFla1 chromosome 12, mMarFla1.hap1, whole genome shotgun sequence contains these proteins:
- the Lamb3 gene encoding laminin subunit beta-3, yielding MMRLFLFLCFALPGFLRAQQACSRGACYPPVGDLLIGRTRFLRASSTCGLTKPETYCTQYGEWRLKCCKCDSRLPHNYNSHRVENVVSSSGPTRWWQSQNDVSPVSLQLDLDRRLQLHDITMDFKGPLPAGMLIERSSDFGKTWRVYQYLAADCTSAFPRVRQGQPQSWQDARCQPLPQRPNGHLNGGKVQLNLMDLASGIPATQSQKIQELGDITNLRVNFTRLAPMPQRGFYPPSAYFAVSQLRLQGSCFCHGHADHCAPKPAAPESPSSAVQVHDVCVCQHNTAGPNCERCAPFYNNRPWRPAETQNPHECQRCDCNGHSETCHFDPSVFAASQGAHGGVCDNCRDHTEGKNCERCQLHYFRNRRPGAPIQETCIPCECDPDGAVPGAPCDPVTGQCVCKEHVQGERCDLCKPGFTGLTYTNPQGCHRCDCSILGSQRDMPCDEESGRCLCLPNVVGPKCDQCAPYHWKLASGRGCEPCACDPHNSLSPQCNQFTGQCPCREGFSGLKCSAAALIRQCPDRTYGDVATGCRACDCDFRGTENLGCDKASGRCLCRPGLTGRRCDQCQRGYCDRYPVCVACHPCFQTYDSDLKEQARRLHSLRNATAGLRLGPGLDDRGLASRVRDAKAKIEQIQTILGSALVTEQDVAQVANAVFSIRRTLQDLQLDLPLLEEMLSLPGDLDSLDRSFNHLLVMYQNKREQFEKISNVDLSGAFRMLTAAYERSSQAARQISDSSSLLHRLREDRRRAEGLDRLVGRGEGDGSPDLASLQLEMASLPDLTPTINKLCGGSRQTACTPGACPGELCPRDNGTLCGSHCRGARPRAGGAFRMAGQVAEQLRGFNSQLQQTRQMIRAAEEAASQVQSDAQRLKTQVSTSHSQMEEDIGRTRFLIQQVRDFLTDPDMDAATIQEVSEAVLALWLPTDSATVLRKMNEIQAIAARLPNVDLVLSQTKQDITQARRLQTEAEQARSRAHAVEGQVEDVVGNLRQGTVALQEAQDTMQGTSRSLKLIQDRVAEVQQVLGPAERLVMGMREQLGDFRARMEELHRQARQQRAQAAQAQQLAEGASQRALSAQEDFERIKQKYAGLKDRLSRSPMLGEQGSRILTVKTEAEELFEETMEMMDRMQDMESELLQGSQAIMLRSADLTGLEKRVEQIRDHINGRVLYYATCK